GGCAGGCGCGATGGATCGAGCATGCCCTCCTCGAGGTCGAACTCCCACGATCGGTTCTGCTGCGCCATCAGGCGCCGCTGTAGCCGGTTGGCGAGGCGCGCGACGATCGACGAGAGGTTCGAGAGCTGCTTGTCGAGGAAGGCGCGCAGGCGCTCCAGCTCCTCCGGATCGCACAGGTCCTCGGCCGTGACGATCTCGTCGTTCGCGCGACTGTAGGCGCGATAGTCCGGCCCGCGCGGTTCGTTGCGGCCCTGCACGGGGGCGCGGCGCGCGTCGGAGGCTTGCTCAGCATCGGAGTCCTCGGCTTCGTCCGCCGACTCGCCGCTCGGTGCCTCGGCGGAGTCCATCGCGGAATCGTCCATCTCCTCGGAGGACGCTTGCGCCTTTTCCGTCTGCTGGCCGTCGTCGGAGCGCTCGGCGTCGCCCTCGCGCTCCTCGTCCTGCTGCTCCTCGCTGTCGGACTGGTCGTCGCGGTCGTCGTCCTCGTCCTCCTGGTCGCTGCCCGTATCCTCGCCCATGTCGAGCGCGGCGAGCAGCTTGTGAACGGACTGCGCAAAGGCCTTCTGGTCGCCGATCGTCGACGACAGCTTGTCGAGGTCGCGGCCGATGCGCTCCTCGATCCAGGGACGCCAGAGGTCGACGACCCGCTCGCCGCTCTTCGGCGGCCGCATTCCGGTGAGGCGCTCGCGCACCATCAGGGCCAGCGCTTCCTCGAGCGGCGCGTCCTCGCGGCGGGTCACCTCGGGCAGGCGGGCGCGCACGAGGCGGTCGTCGAGCATGGCGGTGAGGTTGCCGGCGACGCCTTCCATGCGCCGCGCGCCGATCGCCTCGACGCGCGCCTGCTCCACGGCATCGAAGCAGGCGCGCCCGCCCGCCGTCTGCGGCAGATGCCGGCGATGGACCGCGCTGTCATGGCAGGTCAGCCGCAGCGCCATCGCGTCGGCGTGGCCGCGCACGATTGCGGCGTCGCGGGCGTCGAGCTTGCGCGGCGGCTCGGGCAGGCGCGCCTTGATGCCTTCGGAGGCGGTGACGAGGCTCGGCCGCTCCGGCGCGTAGGTCACCTCGAGGTCGGGCGAGCGCGCGAGCGCGCGCATGCAGCCGGCGACCGCGCGCTTGAAGGGCTCCTGCGGCGCGTCGACCTTGCCCGGTGGCTTGTGGTTTGAGGCCAAATCAGCTCTCGTCTATCTCGAAGACCGCGTCCATGATGGCTTGGCGGTCGTAGGGGCATTCGTCCGCGAGGCGGTCGAGCGAGAGGTTGGTCTCCCGCGCTGCCCGCAACCTTGCGAGCTTGTAGGCGCCGCTCACCATCTCGTCCCAGTCACCGGCCAAGCTCGGATTGTCGGCGAGATTGTCGAGGACGCGACGGCGGTGCTCAGCGATCGACAGGGCCCAGGAGCGGCTCCGCCGTTGCGGTTGGTGCTCCCACTTGAGGATGTGCACCAGCACATTCTCGAGATTGCTCCTCAGCTCCCGCTTCTCGCTCTTGCCCACGTCCTCGATCTCGTCGGCGACATTGAGAAGATCGACCTGGTCGAACCGACCCGCTCGAATGTGCGCGGCCTGCTCCTGCGACCACGCATAGTAGTCGGTAACGCGGGGAGCCTCGCCCACTGCCTCGGCACGCAAGGGGTCGGCTGCGACGTGGGCCGCGGGCACTTTTCCGCTCACATCGCCCTCCCCGCGCGACTTCAGCTCATCACGACGTTGACCGCGCTCTCCGGCAGCTCCTGGCCGAAACAGCGCTGGTAGAACTCGGCGACCAGGGTGCGCTCCAGCTCGTCGCACTTGTTCAGGAACGTGAGCCGGAAGGCGAAGCCGACGTCGCCGAAGATCTCGGCGTTCTCGGCCCAGGTGATGACCGTGCGCGGGCTCATCACCGTCGAAAGATCGCCGGCGATGAAGGCGTTGCGTGTGAGGTCGGCAACGCGCACCATCTTCGAGACGGTGTCGCGGCTGCCCTTGATGAGCTTGGAGCGGCCGTCCTTGGCGGTGGCCTCCTTGCCCGCGGCGTCCTTGCCCTTGGCGTCGGCGGCCTCGCCGGCGAAGCGCGGCACCTTGGCCATCACGATGTCGACCTCGCGATCGTGCGGCAGATAGTTCAGCGTCGCGACGATCGACCAGCGGTCCATCTGCCCCTGGTTGATCTGCTGCGTGCCGTGATAGAGGCCCGACGTGTCGCCGAGGCCGATCGTGTTCGTCGTGGCGAACAGACGGAACGCGGGATGCGGGCGGATGACGCGGCTCTGATCGAGCAGGGTCAAACGGCCCGCCGTCTCAAGCACCCGTTGGATCACGAACATCACGTCGGGGCGGCCGGCATCGTACTCGTCGAAGCAGAGCGCGACGTTGTTCTGCAGCGCCCACGGCAGGATGCCGTCCTTGAACTCGGTGACCTGCTTGCCTTCCTTCAGGACGATCGCGTCCTTGCCGACGAGGTCGACGCGGGAGACGTGGCTGTCGAGGTTGATGCGCACACAGGGCCAGTTGAGGCGCGCGGCGACCTGCTCGATGTGCGTCGACTTGCCGGTGCCGTGGTAGCCGGTCACCATCACGCGCCGGTTGCGCGCGAAGCCGGCGAGGATCGCAAGCGTCGTGTCCTTGTCGAAGAGATAGTCGGGGTCGAGGTCGGGGACATGCGGGTCGGCCTTTGCGTAGGCCGGCGCCTCCATGTCGCTGTCGATGCCGAACACCTGGCGCACCGACACCTTCATGTCCGGCATGCCGCCGGACTTCGCCTCGTCGATCGTCACGCTCTCCATGAGCCTTCTTTCTTCTCTCGTCCGGGCTCCCGGGTGGGAGGCGCGCCGCTCAGGCGAGTTTGACGGACTTCAGGTAGTTGTACGCGCGGATGATCTCGCGCAGGCGGTCTTCGTTCGAGCGATCGCCGCCGTTGGCGTCCGGATGCAGCCGCTTAACCAGCTCCTTGTAGCGCGCCTTGACGGTCGGCGCGCCGGCCGTCTCGTCGAGGCCGAGCTTGTCGAGCGCCTTGGCGGCGGCGATCCCGACGCGCGGCTTCGGCGGCTCGCGCGTGCGCCCGCCGGACCGCGCCTGCATGCCAGCACGAAACATGCCGAGCGGGTCGGCCGTTCCGTCCCGGTCGCCCTCCTCGCGAAACCCTTTGGAGGTGCGGTTGGAGCCCATCGTCCAGGTGGGGCGGTGGCCGGTCAGCGCGTCGCGCTGGTAGTGCGACACGTCGTCCGCACTCATGCCGTTGAAGTAGTTGTAGGACGCATTGTACTCGCGCACGTGCTCGAGGCAGAAGCAGAAGAACTGCCCTTCGCGATCGCGCCCTTGCGGCGCGCGAAAGCTTCCGGCTTCCTTGCAGCCGGGATAGTTGCAGCGCACCTCCTCGACAGCCGGTGCAGGCCGGGTGTCGCGGGCGGTCCGTATTCGATCGAAAATTCGGGAATTCAGGTTCATGGTCGAGGCATTATGGGCGTGTTTCGACAGGCATCAAGCGGTGGGCGACAGGTTCACGCAGTCGCGAACCCGCGACCCGCGTAGCATGGACGGCGCGAGACCGCGCCGGCCGATGACAGGATATCAGGCATGAGTGAAGGTATCGTCGCAGATCGGATCAGGCACACGCTCACCGTCGCCTTGGCGCCGACGTCGCTTGAGGTGATCGATGAGTCGGCGCGACACGCCGGCCATGCCCACGTCGTGTCGCGTGCCGGCAGCGCACAGGGCACCGGCGAGACGCATTTCCGCATCAAGGTGGTCTCGGAAGGCTTCCGCGGCAAGAGCCGGCTCGAGCGCCATCGCGCGATCAACGCCCTGCTCGCCGACGAGCTGACGCCGGACGGCGTGCATGCGCTGGCGATCGAGGCCCGCGCGCCGGGCGAGTAGCGCGCCAGGCGCGCAGCTTGCGCGCCTTGAAACCGCCGCTTAGCCCGGCGATCACGCCGGCTCAGGCAAACCCAGAGCCGTCGCCGTCCCTTCCCAGCCGAAATACGCTTCGCTAGGGTCATGAGAGCGTTGGAAAAAGTTTAATGCGCCGACCTTGCGACGTCCGCCGGCTCCTCTCCCCGCTCATCGTCTGCCTCGTGGCCTTGGGCATCAGCCGGGCCGAGGCCACGCCGGCGGTCAGCATGGATGTCGCAACAGGCGACGTCCTCTACGAACAGGACGCGACGCAGCTCTGGTTTCCAGCCTCGACCACCAAGCTGATGACCGTCTACGTCGCGCTTTCCGCCGTGCGCGACCATCAGATCGCGATGAACACGCCGCTCGTCGTCTCGGCCCGCGCGCACAAGATGCCGCCCTCCAAGATGGGCTTTCCGGTCGGCACGCAGGTCACGCTCGACAATGCGCTGAAGATGCTGATGGTGCGCTCGGCCAACGACATCGCGATCACCGTCGCCGAGGGCGTCGCCGGCTCGGTCGAGGCCTTCGCCGACGACATGAACCGCGCTGCCGCGCAGCTCGGCATGCACGAGTCCCACTTCGTCAATCCGAACGGCCTGCCGGCGTCCGACCATTACTCGTCGGCGCGCGACATGGCGGTGCTGGCGCGCGCCCTTTACACCGAGTTTCCCGACCAGGCCGGCCTGTTCAACCTCGGCGAGCTGTCGCTCGGCGCCGAGCTGATCCCCAACCACAACAACCTGCTTGGCCGCTACCCCGGCGCCGACGGGATGAAGACGGGCTTCACCTGCGCCGCCGGCTTCAACGTGGTGGCAAGCGCGTTCCGTGAAGGCCGCCGCGTCGTCGTGGTGGTGTTCGGCGCCCCGTCCGTGCCGATGCGGACCCAGAAGGTCGCCGCGCTGTTCGACCGCGCCTTCGCCAACATCGATCGCCCGACCGGGCCGATCACCGCCCTGCCGGCCTCGACGGTCAGCGGGCCGCCGGACATGCACAACCTCGTCTGCCACGGCGAGCGCGTGCGGCTGATCGCGCAGTTCCAGTCCGAGGTGCAGCAGCTCGACCAGCCGCTGCAGCCCGGCGGCTCCGGCATCGGGCTTTCGGCGCTGAACCCGGCGAGCGCGATGCTGTTCGGCTCGTCGGCCCCGAACGCCCCCAACGCGGCGAGCACGGCCGGGCCGATGGCCGAGCGCATCTCGACGATGCCGACGCCGATCTTCGATCCCGTGCCGGTCCATATCGGCGCCGACCCCGGCTACACCGGTGTCGTGGCGCAAGCGCGCGAGGCGCACTCGCCGATCGGCAGCGGCACGCCGCCCGTGACCGCCGAGGCCTACGCCGCGCCGGCGACCCAGCCCGTCGTCGGCATCTCGCCGCTCAAGGTCGACCCGACCGCCCTGCCTCTGCGGGGACGTCGCGGCCGTCTCGCGCGGGTCCCGCATCGCGGCCGTGTCACGATGAAGGCTGCGGCGGAGGCGCCGAAGACCAAGGTGCTGGCCGGCAGCGAGGGCGAGGCGCCGACCGAGCCCGCGGCGGCGGCCAAGCCGCATGCCAAGGCCGCGCGACACCAGGCGGCGCCCGCCAAGGCCAAGAAGGCGGTCGCCAAGAAGGCCGAGCCGGCGCACAAGGCGGCGGTGAAGAAGCCCGAATCGAAGAAGGTCGCCAGGGCCAAGTCGAAGGCCGATGACGGCAACTGAGGGCGTGGCGAACGCCCTCGCGCGGCTGGCGCGCCGGGGCTTCGCCATCCTGCTCTGGACGCTGATCGGGGCGACGGCGGCAGGCGCGACGCCCGCGCTCACCATCGACGACGCGACCGGCGAGGTCCTTTACGCGCAGGACGCGACACAGCGCTGGTTTCCCGCCTCGACGACCAAGCTGATGACCGTCTATGTCGCGCTGTCCGCCGTGCGCGACCACAAGATTTCCTTCGACACACCGCTCGTCGTCTCGGCGCGCGCGCACAAGATGCCGCCGGCGCATATGGGCTTTCCCACCGGCACGCAGGTGACGCTCGGCAACGCGCTGAAGATGCTGATGGTGGAATCGCCCAACGACATCGCGATCACCATCGCCGAGGGCGTGTCCGGGTCCGTCGAGGCATTCGCAGGCGACATGAACCGTGCCGCGGCTCAGCTCGGGATGCGGGACTCGCACTTCGTCAACCCGAACGGCCTCGCAGCACCCGACCATTATTCCTCCGCCCGCGATCTCGCGATCCTGGCGCGGGCGCTCCTGGCGACCTTTCCCGAGGAGGCCAAGCTCTTCGACATCGGCGAGCTCGAGCTCGGCAAGAAGCGAATCCCCAACACCAACACCCTGCTCGGGCGCTATCCCGGCATGGACGGCATGAAGACCGGCTTCACCTGCGCCGCCGGCTGGAACCTGGTCGCCACGGCCTTCCGCAACGGCCGCCGGCTGATCGTCGTGGTGCTCGGCGGCCCGACGGCCGACCTGCGCAACGCGATGGTCGTCGACCTGCTCGATCGCGGCTTCGACGGCATCGACCAGCCGCATGGCTCGGTCCTGACGCTGCCGGCGTCGCAAGGCGCCCCGCCCGACCTGCACGACGAGGTCTGCGCCAAGGACCCGGTCACCGCGCCCTTCGAGGCAGACCTGGCGCGGCTCGACGCGCCGCTAATCGCCTCGACCACGGCCGCGCCGGCGACAACGATCGAGGGCGCCATCGCCGGCAGCGCGGCGGCGCCGCCGCAGCAGGGCAACAGCGTCGTCGCGCGTATCGCGGCGCTCCCGACGCCGGTCTTCACGCCCGTCGCCGTGCACATCGGGGCTGAGCCGGGGTACCAGGGCGCCGTCGCGCAGGCGCGTGCGCCGCACGCGCCGATCGGCACGACGACGAAGCCGATGACCGCCGAGGCCGCCGAAGCGTTGGACCGGAAGCATCCCGCCAAGCGCACCGCCGCTGCCGGCGCCAAGAAAGCCAAGGCGCCCTCCCACGCCGCCGCGGCGAAGGCGAAGAAGCCAGATGCCAGCTGACGCGACCTCGCCACCGGGTCACGCGCGCCGGCCGCCGCCGCCCTTCGACCTCGTCGTCGTTACCGGCTTCCTCGGCGCCGGCAAGACGACGCTGCTGAACCGCCTGCTGCGCGACTCCGCCCTCTCCGACACGCTGGTGCTGATCAACGAGTTCGGCTCGGTCGGTCTCGACCACCATCTCGTCGAGCGGGTCGACGGCGACATGCTGGTGATGACGTCGGGCTGCCTCTGCTGCTCGATCCGCGGCGATCTCGTCGCGACGCTCGAGGACGCGCTGCGCGCCCGCGACAACGGGCGCATGAGCCCCTTCACCCGCGTGCTCATCGAGACGACGGGCCTCGCCGACCCGGCGCCCGTGCTGCACACGG
This Beijerinckiaceae bacterium RH AL1 DNA region includes the following protein-coding sequences:
- the cobT_2 gene encoding Aerobic cobaltochelatase subunit CobT (ID:RHAL1_02819;~source:Prodigal:2.6); the encoded protein is MASNHKPPGKVDAPQEPFKRAVAGCMRALARSPDLEVTYAPERPSLVTASEGIKARLPEPPRKLDARDAAIVRGHADAMALRLTCHDSAVHRRHLPQTAGGRACFDAVEQARVEAIGARRMEGVAGNLTAMLDDRLVRARLPEVTRREDAPLEEALALMVRERLTGMRPPKSGERVVDLWRPWIEERIGRDLDKLSSTIGDQKAFAQSVHKLLAALDMGEDTGSDQEDEDDDRDDQSDSEEQQDEEREGDAERSDDGQQTEKAQASSEEMDDSAMDSAEAPSGESADEAEDSDAEQASDARRAPVQGRNEPRGPDYRAYSRANDEIVTAEDLCDPEELERLRAFLDKQLSNLSSIVARLANRLQRRLMAQQNRSWEFDLEEGMLDPSRLPRIVIDPNQPLSFKREKDTDFRDTVVTLLLDNSGSMRGRPITVAATCADILARTLERCGVKVEILGFTTRAWKGGLAREAWLQAGKPASPGRLNDLRHIIYKAADAPWRRARKNLGLMMREGLLKENIDGEALDWAHKRLLGRPEQRRILMMISDGAPVDDSTLSVNPGNYLERHLRHVIEEIETRSPVELIAIGIGHDVTRYYRRAVTIVDAEELGGVMTEKLAELFDETGTQPQRGGRPTLH
- a CDS encoding hypothetical protein (ID:RHAL1_02820;~conserved protein of unknown function;~source:Prodigal:2.6), coding for MSGKVPAAHVAADPLRAEAVGEAPRVTDYYAWSQEQAAHIRAGRFDQVDLLNVADEIEDVGKSEKRELRSNLENVLVHILKWEHQPQRRSRSWALSIAEHRRRVLDNLADNPSLAGDWDEMVSGAYKLARLRAARETNLSLDRLADECPYDRQAIMDAVFEIDES
- the cobS_2 gene encoding Aerobic cobaltochelatase subunit CobS (ID:RHAL1_02821;~source:Prodigal:2.6), with protein sequence MESVTIDEAKSGGMPDMKVSVRQVFGIDSDMEAPAYAKADPHVPDLDPDYLFDKDTTLAILAGFARNRRVMVTGYHGTGKSTHIEQVAARLNWPCVRINLDSHVSRVDLVGKDAIVLKEGKQVTEFKDGILPWALQNNVALCFDEYDAGRPDVMFVIQRVLETAGRLTLLDQSRVIRPHPAFRLFATTNTIGLGDTSGLYHGTQQINQGQMDRWSIVATLNYLPHDREVDIVMAKVPRFAGEAADAKGKDAAGKEATAKDGRSKLIKGSRDTVSKMVRVADLTRNAFIAGDLSTVMSPRTVITWAENAEIFGDVGFAFRLTFLNKCDELERTLVAEFYQRCFGQELPESAVNVVMS
- a CDS encoding putative 19.0 kDa protein in cobS 5'region (ID:RHAL1_02822;~source:Prodigal:2.6); this encodes MNLNSRIFDRIRTARDTRPAPAVEEVRCNYPGCKEAGSFRAPQGRDREGQFFCFCLEHVREYNASYNYFNGMSADDVSHYQRDALTGHRPTWTMGSNRTSKGFREEGDRDGTADPLGMFRAGMQARSGGRTREPPKPRVGIAAAKALDKLGLDETAGAPTVKARYKELVKRLHPDANGGDRSNEDRLREIIRAYNYLKSVKLA
- a CDS encoding hypothetical protein (ID:RHAL1_02823;~conserved protein of unknown function;~source:Prodigal:2.6); this encodes MSEGIVADRIRHTLTVALAPTSLEVIDESARHAGHAHVVSRAGSAQGTGETHFRIKVVSEGFRGKSRLERHRAINALLADELTPDGVHALAIEARAPGE
- a CDS encoding hypothetical protein (ID:RHAL1_02824;~conserved exported protein of unknown function;~source:Prodigal:2.6), with translation MRRPCDVRRLLSPLIVCLVALGISRAEATPAVSMDVATGDVLYEQDATQLWFPASTTKLMTVYVALSAVRDHQIAMNTPLVVSARAHKMPPSKMGFPVGTQVTLDNALKMLMVRSANDIAITVAEGVAGSVEAFADDMNRAAAQLGMHESHFVNPNGLPASDHYSSARDMAVLARALYTEFPDQAGLFNLGELSLGAELIPNHNNLLGRYPGADGMKTGFTCAAGFNVVASAFREGRRVVVVVFGAPSVPMRTQKVAALFDRAFANIDRPTGPITALPASTVSGPPDMHNLVCHGERVRLIAQFQSEVQQLDQPLQPGGSGIGLSALNPASAMLFGSSAPNAPNAASTAGPMAERISTMPTPIFDPVPVHIGADPGYTGVVAQAREAHSPIGSGTPPVTAEAYAAPATQPVVGISPLKVDPTALPLRGRRGRLARVPHRGRVTMKAAAEAPKTKVLAGSEGEAPTEPAAAAKPHAKAARHQAAPAKAKKAVAKKAEPAHKAAVKKPESKKVARAKSKADDGN
- a CDS encoding D-alanyl-D-alanine carboxypeptidase (fragment) (ID:RHAL1_02825;~source:Prodigal:2.6), with the protein product MTATEGVANALARLARRGFAILLWTLIGATAAGATPALTIDDATGEVLYAQDATQRWFPASTTKLMTVYVALSAVRDHKISFDTPLVVSARAHKMPPAHMGFPTGTQVTLGNALKMLMVESPNDIAITIAEGVSGSVEAFAGDMNRAAAQLGMRDSHFVNPNGLAAPDHYSSARDLAILARALLATFPEEAKLFDIGELELGKKRIPNTNTLLGRYPGMDGMKTGFTCAAGWNLVATAFRNGRRLIVVVLGGPTADLRNAMVVDLLDRGFDGIDQPHGSVLTLPASQGAPPDLHDEVCAKDPVTAPFEADLARLDAPLIASTTAAPATTIEGAIAGSAAAPPQQGNSVVARIAALPTPVFTPVAVHIGAEPGYQGAVAQARAPHAPIGTTTKPMTAEAAEALDRKHPAKRTAAAGAKKAKAPSHAAAAKAKKPDAS